The Mesorhizobium sp. M1D.F.Ca.ET.043.01.1.1 genome contains a region encoding:
- a CDS encoding SMC-Scp complex subunit ScpB — translation MSQASVRRKPDDQPALLDTELEHLPPELRWREWMGRVEAVIFAANEPVPREVLARVVGRNCHIDLIIDDIRAELAGRPYELVAAAGGWQHRTKKAFGDVIHAAFGTPAGQGAKELSQAEALVLMCIAYFQPITRGELSSFFGKEVSRDLIGVLRAQELIASGPRSPQPGAPYTYVTTKTFLSQFGLDTLRQLPDFEALEDAGLLSKEKLLAGDIMPGFSDPGESGAYAAIDE, via the coding sequence ATGAGCCAGGCCTCCGTTCGCCGCAAGCCAGACGATCAGCCGGCGCTGCTCGACACCGAGCTCGAGCACCTGCCGCCGGAACTGCGCTGGCGCGAGTGGATGGGTCGAGTCGAAGCGGTGATCTTTGCGGCAAATGAACCCGTGCCGCGCGAGGTGCTGGCGCGGGTGGTGGGAAGAAACTGCCACATCGATCTGATCATCGACGACATTCGCGCCGAGCTCGCCGGCCGCCCCTACGAGCTGGTCGCGGCCGCCGGCGGCTGGCAGCACCGGACCAAGAAAGCCTTTGGCGACGTCATCCACGCCGCCTTCGGCACGCCGGCGGGGCAGGGTGCAAAAGAACTGTCGCAGGCGGAGGCGCTTGTGCTGATGTGCATCGCCTATTTCCAGCCGATCACCCGCGGCGAACTGTCTTCCTTCTTCGGCAAGGAGGTGTCGCGCGATCTGATCGGCGTGCTGCGCGCGCAGGAGCTCATCGCCTCGGGGCCGCGCAGCCCGCAGCCGGGCGCGCCCTACACCTATGTGACGACCAAGACCTTCCTGTCGCAGTTCGGGCTCGACACGCTGCGCCAGCTGCCGGATTTCGAGGCGCTGGAGGACGCAGGGCTGCTGTCGAAAGAAAAGCTGCTCGCGGGCGACATCATGCCGGGGTTTTCGGACCCCGGCGAGAGTGGTGCCTACGCCGCCATCGATGAATAG
- a CDS encoding DUF1403 family protein, with protein sequence MIRLDPASASLAAPPAVPAWALAADGVLHDADAAFRAGAALASLDTLGRAQPAWAGAWRQRLALRCAAASMRLAGRAEDEAALRDAWQLCPAGADPGPAGAIFGAWRQLALQPPAVGADRLAKMVEMLGLAWDDEGLAELCRHIENLVEGQTPAPFAAAATATRVIAMRPDAELFGWWLADLVLAQSLRWPRPLPLLMTQAFGPAFRTEAVGGKRIRPGDKNFERSVCVALVQGAAEACRLAAELSRRAEKLLAVAPKLRAKGAGDVIFLLLNADAVAGSLVTKNLSRFAARRLFERLQQLEAVRELSGRPTFRLFGL encoded by the coding sequence ATGATTCGCCTCGATCCCGCGTCCGCCAGCCTGGCTGCGCCGCCCGCCGTTCCCGCCTGGGCGCTCGCGGCCGATGGTGTTCTGCATGACGCAGACGCTGCTTTCCGGGCCGGCGCCGCGCTGGCTTCGCTCGACACGCTTGGCCGCGCGCAGCCGGCCTGGGCCGGCGCCTGGCGCCAGCGGCTGGCGCTTCGCTGTGCCGCCGCTAGCATGCGGCTCGCCGGCCGCGCCGAGGACGAGGCCGCCTTGCGCGACGCCTGGCAGCTTTGTCCGGCCGGCGCCGATCCCGGTCCCGCCGGCGCCATTTTTGGCGCCTGGCGCCAGCTGGCGCTGCAGCCGCCGGCGGTCGGCGCCGATCGGCTGGCAAAAATGGTCGAGATGCTCGGGCTCGCGTGGGACGACGAGGGGCTCGCCGAACTCTGCAGGCACATCGAAAATCTGGTGGAGGGGCAGACGCCGGCGCCGTTCGCCGCGGCGGCGACCGCCACCCGCGTCATCGCCATGCGCCCCGATGCCGAGCTTTTTGGCTGGTGGCTCGCCGACCTGGTGCTGGCGCAAAGCCTGCGCTGGCCGCGGCCGCTGCCGCTGTTGATGACGCAGGCCTTTGGCCCGGCCTTCCGCACCGAGGCTGTTGGTGGCAAGCGCATCCGACCCGGGGACAAGAATTTTGAACGCTCGGTCTGCGTCGCGCTGGTTCAGGGGGCGGCCGAGGCCTGCCGGCTGGCCGCCGAGCTGTCGCGCCGCGCCGAAAAACTCCTGGCAGTGGCGCCAAAACTGCGCGCCAAGGGCGCCGGCGACGTGATTTTTTTGCTGCTGAATGCAGATGCCGTCGCCGGATCGCTGGTCACAAAGAACCTGTCGCGCTTTGCGGCGCGACGGCTGTTCGAGCGGCTGCAGCAGCTCGAGGCCGTGCGCGAGCTCTCCGGCCGTCCCACCTTCCGGCTGTTTGGGCTGTAG
- a CDS encoding DNA repair exonuclease, producing MAFRFVHTADIHLDSPLRSLALRNPELAELVGDASRQAFTAIVDLCLAEDVDALVIAGDLYDGDQTSMKTARFLASELTRLHQAGVRVYMIRGNHDAMSRISKQLVLPDTVTVFAGRCQSVVQPGSGVDVAFHGLSFASPKAPESLLPKYAGPQEGTANIGIMHTSLAGSPGHDVYAPCSVADLHGHGFDYWALGHIHVRQVYSGASTLVMPGIPQGRDINEAGEKSVTLVTIRDDRSVEIEERLISFVQFERVSVDLTDASEWSEAVIRIRAGLEQSREVTRSRYLVARVSLVGTTALSWSLMRDRDLAVAEAEQAAEQVGDTWVEKLELDLSALAAGDSGTAADPTLELAQSMRANANSEAFRSEAREFVLKTIADLPPDARGFAGKDEAGLEQFLDDALAGSVDLVTARLKAGATR from the coding sequence ATGGCATTTCGATTTGTTCATACAGCCGACATCCATCTCGATTCGCCTTTGCGCTCGCTTGCGCTGCGCAATCCCGAGCTTGCCGAACTCGTCGGAGATGCCAGCCGCCAGGCATTCACCGCGATAGTGGATTTGTGCCTTGCGGAGGATGTCGATGCGCTTGTGATCGCCGGCGACCTTTATGATGGCGACCAGACCTCGATGAAGACGGCGCGCTTTCTGGCTTCCGAGTTGACGCGCCTCCATCAGGCCGGTGTCAGGGTCTACATGATCCGCGGCAACCACGACGCCATGTCGCGGATTTCGAAGCAACTCGTCTTGCCCGACACGGTGACCGTCTTTGCCGGCCGCTGCCAATCCGTGGTCCAGCCTGGCTCTGGAGTGGACGTTGCGTTCCATGGGCTGAGCTTCGCCAGTCCCAAGGCGCCCGAAAGCCTGCTGCCCAAATATGCCGGCCCACAGGAGGGAACTGCGAACATCGGCATCATGCATACGAGCCTGGCCGGCTCCCCAGGTCATGACGTATATGCCCCTTGCAGCGTCGCCGACCTGCACGGGCACGGCTTTGACTATTGGGCGCTGGGCCATATCCACGTTCGTCAGGTCTATTCCGGTGCGAGCACGCTCGTGATGCCAGGAATCCCTCAGGGGAGGGACATCAATGAGGCGGGTGAGAAATCGGTCACGCTGGTCACCATTCGCGACGATCGCTCCGTCGAGATCGAGGAGAGGCTCATTAGTTTCGTGCAGTTCGAGCGGGTGAGCGTCGATCTAACCGATGCGTCGGAATGGAGTGAGGCCGTCATTCGTATCCGAGCAGGATTGGAGCAATCCCGGGAGGTTACCAGATCGCGCTACCTTGTTGCTCGCGTTAGCTTGGTCGGCACAACCGCCCTTTCATGGTCGCTGATGCGCGACCGGGACCTGGCCGTCGCAGAAGCCGAACAGGCAGCAGAACAGGTGGGCGACACCTGGGTGGAGAAGCTGGAGCTTGATCTTTCGGCTCTTGCTGCCGGAGATTCGGGAACTGCCGCCGATCCTACTTTGGAACTCGCGCAGTCCATGCGCGCCAATGCGAACTCGGAAGCATTTCGATCCGAAGCGCGGGAATTCGTATTGAAGACGATCGCGGACCTGCCGCCCGATGCGCGCGGCTTCGCCGGCAAGGACGAAGCAGGCCTCGAACAGTTTCTCGACGATGCGCTTGCCGGAAGCGTTGACCTGGTCACGGCCCGGCTCAAGGCAGGTGCGACGCGATGA
- a CDS encoding TniQ family protein: MLPVAPRPFDDELLSSWQGRVACRYGCTWRDIESWLDPDIHPGRRSGLIGQDFDPGDAIIMLWARACRMDAGRLAQMALRRQARALNWYIQDRWHQGVCPACLDEDHAGNRDHYLRRAWARVEAMVCPRHLIILQDTCGRCFARAGFRFDCREGRARLACGICSAPVHFGGVGVAVSERESFLLELADTVASAVDEGPQGTAAKDIMRAALLLWAPSRPGGKPLIAWLGPPRPRSNDMPADCTDPLATAALPGRMATLFGIARLLDLADARSRIGPPPAFLMEKFAQDDLSPSAAQRVVRRPQKDECPAVTYTPRSDAEYRVLADEILASGEWRAVQGAGRIVREQALARLMTEALDRAPRARADVPGPAAP; this comes from the coding sequence GTGCTGCCCGTTGCGCCGCGGCCATTCGACGACGAATTGCTTTCCTCCTGGCAGGGGCGCGTGGCCTGCCGCTACGGATGTACGTGGCGCGACATTGAAAGTTGGCTCGATCCGGACATCCATCCGGGACGGCGAAGCGGTCTGATCGGGCAGGACTTCGACCCCGGCGACGCAATAATCATGCTTTGGGCTCGCGCCTGTCGGATGGATGCGGGCCGGCTTGCTCAAATGGCGCTGCGCCGGCAGGCGCGCGCGCTCAACTGGTACATCCAGGATCGCTGGCACCAAGGCGTTTGTCCCGCGTGCCTCGACGAGGATCACGCAGGCAACCGGGATCATTATCTTCGCCGCGCGTGGGCTCGGGTCGAGGCGATGGTCTGTCCCCGGCATTTGATCATCCTGCAGGACACGTGTGGCCGTTGCTTCGCCCGGGCGGGCTTTCGCTTCGACTGTCGAGAGGGGAGGGCGCGTCTCGCCTGTGGGATCTGCTCGGCTCCTGTGCATTTCGGCGGCGTTGGCGTGGCCGTTTCGGAACGGGAAAGCTTCCTGCTTGAACTCGCCGACACCGTCGCATCGGCCGTCGATGAGGGACCGCAGGGGACGGCGGCCAAAGACATCATGCGCGCCGCGCTGTTGTTGTGGGCGCCGTCGCGGCCAGGCGGAAAGCCTCTCATCGCATGGCTGGGACCCCCGCGCCCGAGAAGCAACGACATGCCGGCCGATTGCACTGACCCGCTCGCCACCGCAGCATTGCCAGGGAGGATGGCAACCCTGTTCGGGATCGCCCGGCTGCTGGACCTGGCCGATGCCAGAAGCCGCATCGGGCCGCCGCCTGCCTTCCTGATGGAAAAATTCGCGCAAGATGACCTGTCGCCTTCTGCCGCGCAGCGGGTCGTGCGCCGGCCGCAGAAGGACGAGTGCCCCGCCGTCACGTACACGCCGCGCTCGGACGCCGAATATCGTGTTTTGGCCGACGAGATCCTTGCCAGCGGTGAATGGAGGGCCGTGCAGGGCGCTGGCCGCATCGTACGAGAGCAGGCGCTGGCGCGCCTCATGACCGAGGCGCTGGATCGGGCACCACGAGCCCGAGCCGACGTGCCCGGTCCAGCAGCGCCTTGA
- a CDS encoding AAA family ATPase, whose protein sequence is MHQPAPRKTVLQTILDWSQSRPAWQRDALRRIVTSGTIDAAGVSEIFDLCKKEHGAPDIELEAAPLESAHLPANPGNGSAITLSSLSDVVGVNQLAPKQTLAFEQKGLTIIYGPNGAGKSGYGRVLKRACRARKAGEIMPDAFSLSFGGKATANFTISRDGVLQPVLPWEDNANPDPVLSAVSVFDRECGAVHIQDKNEVAFRPFGLDIPDDLAGICTQLKTSIQVEEGHLKALKDPVFDTPTWQGTTAVGRIMSQLKHNTKLDGLCALATMTDAERARLQQLAEDLAKNPVEAATEQHQFADGIAKVLRYIKKVQEVYTDDALNALKGLADDARVKRAAALLSAETAFKDATFPGVGAETWRALWEAARHYSKHVEQQFPPVEGEHCVLCHQPLNADAGARLVTFERFIREDTEKQATAAEKAYDTALTDFRSRHPDIRFIGEIRRRIAIHHPTAAAAVLRFMASADLRRLQCLRDLVSPGGMALSPQAALPEAELVEIESEARVYARQLEAAADLEGRKILQAEHDELKDRAAAGHLHDIAGKEIDRLVKLDRLAKCLGQTSTTAITKLGNELADEIITPRMRDRFQREIVRLAAEKVRVEVVRSGGQYGSPNYQIRLFANARTKVHLVLSEGEQTCVALAAFLTELATATHKSALIFDDPVTSLDHRWRRKVAHRLVEEAKERQIIVFTHDLVFVNDLNDGAFRQGLPTKMSNLSRGPNGTGIVGDGLPWDHAGVRARVDRLEKDQRAAKALYDANDEDGYRNAAIRLYGHLRATWERALEEIVFAGVLIRHRDYIDTKNLKKVSVLLEADAETFRTAFKKCSDIIEAHDPSRVRNEEPPAPTEVSDDIKALTDWAESLRTRQKAIT, encoded by the coding sequence ATGCATCAGCCCGCACCGCGTAAGACTGTTCTTCAAACGATTCTCGATTGGTCGCAAAGCAGGCCGGCATGGCAGAGGGATGCCCTCCGGCGCATTGTGACGTCAGGCACTATTGATGCGGCGGGCGTCAGTGAGATCTTCGATTTATGCAAGAAGGAGCATGGCGCGCCTGATATCGAGCTCGAAGCCGCGCCACTTGAGTCGGCGCATTTGCCGGCTAACCCAGGAAATGGATCCGCTATCACGCTATCGTCGCTCAGTGACGTCGTAGGGGTCAATCAACTTGCTCCGAAGCAGACGCTTGCGTTCGAACAAAAGGGTTTAACGATCATCTATGGGCCAAACGGCGCTGGCAAATCCGGATACGGCCGAGTACTCAAGCGCGCTTGCCGGGCGCGCAAAGCCGGCGAAATAATGCCAGATGCATTTTCGCTTTCCTTCGGAGGCAAAGCGACCGCGAACTTCACCATTTCTAGAGATGGGGTGCTGCAACCCGTTCTCCCTTGGGAGGACAATGCAAACCCGGATCCGGTACTCTCTGCGGTGAGCGTGTTCGACCGAGAATGCGGTGCAGTCCATATCCAGGATAAAAACGAGGTCGCGTTCCGGCCATTCGGGCTCGATATTCCGGATGATCTTGCTGGAATTTGCACCCAACTCAAGACCTCGATCCAGGTCGAGGAAGGTCATCTGAAGGCACTGAAAGACCCGGTTTTCGACACGCCAACGTGGCAGGGGACCACAGCTGTCGGGCGGATCATGTCTCAGCTCAAACACAACACCAAGCTCGATGGCCTTTGTGCCCTAGCCACCATGACTGATGCCGAACGGGCGCGTCTTCAGCAGCTCGCCGAAGACCTGGCAAAGAATCCAGTCGAGGCGGCGACCGAACAGCACCAATTCGCCGATGGCATCGCGAAAGTCCTGCGCTATATCAAGAAGGTACAGGAAGTCTACACGGACGACGCCCTCAACGCGCTGAAGGGCCTTGCGGACGATGCAAGGGTTAAGCGCGCGGCGGCTTTGCTGTCGGCCGAGACCGCCTTCAAGGATGCTACGTTTCCTGGGGTCGGCGCCGAAACATGGCGAGCCCTTTGGGAGGCTGCAAGACATTATTCGAAGCACGTTGAACAGCAGTTCCCGCCAGTGGAGGGAGAGCACTGCGTACTTTGCCATCAACCGTTGAACGCCGACGCGGGCGCACGCCTGGTGACCTTTGAGAGGTTCATCCGCGAGGACACGGAAAAGCAGGCTACGGCTGCTGAGAAGGCCTACGACACCGCGCTCACGGACTTCCGATCCAGGCACCCCGACATCAGGTTCATAGGCGAGATCCGGCGACGTATTGCTATCCACCATCCAACTGCGGCGGCGGCAGTACTGCGCTTCATGGCGTCAGCCGATTTGCGTAGGTTGCAGTGCCTCAGGGATCTTGTCAGCCCTGGTGGGATGGCGCTGTCGCCACAAGCTGCCCTTCCCGAAGCAGAACTAGTGGAGATTGAAAGCGAAGCACGCGTCTATGCTCGTCAGTTGGAAGCCGCTGCAGACCTTGAAGGCCGCAAGATCCTGCAGGCGGAGCACGACGAGCTGAAAGATAGAGCCGCTGCTGGCCACTTACACGACATCGCCGGGAAGGAGATAGATCGGCTTGTGAAGCTGGATCGCCTGGCCAAGTGCCTAGGCCAGACGTCGACGACGGCGATCACCAAACTCGGTAACGAACTCGCAGACGAGATTATCACACCCCGAATGCGTGACCGCTTTCAGCGCGAAATCGTTCGGCTCGCCGCGGAGAAAGTCCGTGTCGAGGTAGTCCGATCCGGCGGCCAGTATGGCTCGCCGAACTATCAAATCCGCCTCTTTGCCAATGCCAGAACTAAGGTGCACCTGGTGTTGAGCGAGGGAGAACAAACCTGCGTAGCTCTGGCGGCTTTCCTCACCGAGCTGGCAACTGCCACCCATAAATCTGCACTGATCTTCGACGATCCGGTGACGTCCCTCGATCACCGATGGCGGCGGAAAGTTGCGCATCGGCTTGTGGAAGAGGCAAAGGAACGGCAGATCATCGTGTTTACGCACGACTTGGTGTTCGTAAACGACTTGAATGACGGTGCATTCCGCCAAGGCCTTCCGACGAAAATGTCCAATCTATCGCGCGGTCCGAATGGAACGGGCATAGTAGGAGATGGTCTCCCTTGGGATCATGCGGGGGTAAGGGCGCGGGTCGACCGGCTTGAGAAAGACCAACGGGCGGCAAAAGCGCTCTACGACGCCAATGACGAAGATGGGTATCGCAATGCAGCAATCAGGCTCTATGGTCATCTCCGCGCTACCTGGGAACGCGCCCTGGAAGAGATCGTCTTTGCAGGTGTATTGATACGTCATCGCGATTACATCGACACGAAAAACCTGAAGAAGGTGTCAGTTCTCCTAGAAGCCGACGCAGAGACCTTCCGTACCGCGTTCAAAAAGTGCAGCGACATCATCGAAGCCCATGATCCCTCTCGCGTCCGAAATGAAGAGCCGCCGGCGCCGACTGAAGTTTCAGACGATATTAAGGCCCTCACCGATTGGGCGGAATCCTTGCGCACACGCCAAAAAGCCATCACCTAA
- a CDS encoding recombinase family protein, with protein sequence MASSRTQPISPPLPRRLIGYARVSTEDQLNDAQVDELKASGCRVVHQEHGSGASRSRPVLAKLMREIAAGDVLIVVRLDRLARSVSHLLEVIEQLEARGAHFRSLRDPIDTSTPQGVFSLQVLGAVAQLERALIAERTKAGMKAAKARGRLAGNPGLRERRPEAVRAISAARQRAYIDDLISSAQTWLPTVRRLRPQHSWDDVVRVLNRKGHDWTIERLRRAVHRLVRERIAEPALIKRARRRPPEDRLMTLVAGIALADPDLTLLEIGAQLERMHERTPRGGRQWQASSVKALLDRARRLGLVVPDPAPRS encoded by the coding sequence ATGGCCAGTTCACGCACCCAGCCCATTTCCCCTCCCCTTCCGCGCCGCCTGATCGGCTATGCACGGGTTTCGACCGAGGACCAGCTCAACGACGCCCAGGTCGACGAGCTCAAGGCCAGCGGCTGTCGTGTCGTTCACCAAGAGCACGGATCCGGCGCCTCACGCTCAAGGCCGGTGCTGGCCAAGCTGATGCGCGAGATCGCCGCTGGCGACGTTCTCATCGTCGTGCGGCTGGATCGTCTCGCCCGCTCCGTCAGCCACTTGCTGGAGGTCATCGAGCAACTGGAGGCGCGCGGCGCACACTTCCGCTCACTGCGCGATCCGATCGACACCTCGACGCCGCAAGGCGTGTTCTCGCTGCAGGTGCTCGGCGCGGTCGCTCAGCTCGAGCGCGCGCTGATCGCCGAACGCACCAAGGCTGGCATGAAGGCAGCCAAGGCGCGCGGCCGGCTGGCCGGCAATCCCGGACTTCGCGAACGCCGCCCCGAAGCTGTCCGGGCAATATCTGCCGCACGCCAGCGCGCCTATATCGACGATCTCATCAGCTCGGCGCAAACCTGGTTGCCGACCGTACGCCGCTTGCGCCCGCAGCACAGTTGGGACGACGTCGTGCGGGTGCTCAACCGAAAAGGCCACGACTGGACGATCGAGCGACTACGGCGCGCGGTGCATCGGCTGGTTCGCGAGCGCATCGCCGAACCCGCCCTGATCAAACGTGCCCGCCGCCGTCCGCCGGAGGACCGGTTGATGACCCTCGTCGCCGGTATTGCGCTCGCCGACCCGGATCTTACCCTGCTCGAAATCGGAGCTCAGTTGGAACGGATGCACGAGCGCACGCCGCGTGGCGGGCGCCAGTGGCAAGCTTCCTCGGTCAAGGCGCTGCTGGACCGGGCACGTCGGCTCGGGCTCGTGGTGCCCGATCCAGCGCCTCGGTCATGA